Proteins encoded in a region of the Ziziphus jujuba cultivar Dongzao chromosome 3, ASM3175591v1 genome:
- the LOC107421920 gene encoding senescence-specific cysteine protease SAG39-like: MGFSNQCRFICVASILILGALAYEASARSLQDASSMAPRHDEWMARFGRVYKDTNEKEKRLKIFQENVERIEAFNAAANKAYKLSVNGFADLTNEEFKSSRNRFKGHICSSDSTTPFRYENVEAVPSSVDWRKKGAVTPIKDQGQCGSCWAFSAVAATEGITQLTTGKLISLSEQELVDCDKTSDDQGCEGGLMDDAFEFIQKNHGISSEANYPYQAADGTCNTQKEANRAAKITGHEDVPANSEAALLKAVANQPVSVAIDAGGFEFQFYSSGVFTGSCGTELDHGVAAVGYGTSEDGTKYWLVKNSWGTQWGEEGYIRMQREVEAKEGLCGIAMQASYPTA; encoded by the exons ATGGGGTTCAGTAACCAGTGCCGATTCATCTGTGTGGCCTCGATCCTCATTTTGGGAGCTTTGGCTTACGAAGCCTCAGCTCGCAGTCTTCAAGATGCATCATCCATGGCTCCAAGGCATGACGAGTGGATGGCTCGTTTTGGACGTGTCTATAAGGACACCAACGAGAAAGAAAAGCGTCTCAAGATTTTCCAGGAAAATGTTGAAAGAATTGAAGCTTTCAATGCTGCTGCAAACAAAGCTTACAAGCTAAGCGTCAATGGATTTGCAGATCTCACAAACGAAGAGTTCAAATCCTCAAGGAACAGATTCAAGGGTCATATTTGTTCTTCAGACTCCACTACTCCTTTCCGATATGAAAATGTTGAGGCTGTTCCGTCTTCTGTGGATTGGAGAAAGAAAGGAGCTGTCACACCCATCAAGGACCAAGGCCAATGTG GATCTTGCTGGGCATTTTCGGCTGTGGCAGCTACAGAAGGAATTACACAGCTTACAACTGGGAAATTGATCTCCTTATCAGAGCAAGAGCTGGTTGACTGTGACAAGACTAGTGACGACCAAGGCTGTGAGGGCGGTTTGATGGACGATGCCTTTGAATTTATACAGAAAAATCATGGCATCAGCTCAGAAGCTAACTATCCTTATCAGGCTGCTGATGGTACTTGTAATACCCAAAAAGAAGCCAACCGTGCAGCCAAGATTACTGGCCATGAAGATGTGCCTGCCAACAGTGAAGCCGCCCTGCTTAAGGCGGTGGCTAATCAGCCTGTTTCAGTCGCCATTGATGCTGGTGGGTTTGAATTTCAGTTTTATTCGAGCGGGGTGTTTACAGGTAGCTGTGGAACAGAGCTAGACCATGGAGTTGCAGCTGTTGGATATGGGACAAGTGAGGATGGGACAAAGTATTGGCTGGTGAAAAACTCATGGGGAACACAATGGGGTGAAGAAGGATACATAAGGATGCAGAGGGAAGTTGAAGCAAAGGAAGGTCTCTGTGGCATCGCTATGCAAGCTTCTTACCCCACTGCAtga